A region of the Spirochaetota bacterium genome:
GCGATAGCCGTCGTCAACTTTTTTATCGGTGCGATCCCGTTCTCTGTAATCATGTGCTGGCTTTTCCTGAAAAAAGACGTACGTACGATCAATGACGGGAATCCCGGTGCTGTCAATACGTTTAAAATGGGCGGCCCGGTACTCGGTTGGATAGTCCTTATACTCGATCTGGCGAAGGCGGCCGGTCCCGTGCTTGCCGCACAGCTTATCTTCGATGTCAAGGGATTTGCGCTCATCCCTGTTGCCATTGCGCCGGTGTTCGGGCATGCGTTCTCGCCGTTCCTCAAGGGCAAGGGCGGCAAGGCCATTGCGACGACATTCGGCCTGTGGGGAGTGATGTACGCCTGGGGTCTTTTCCCCTTCGAGGGTTTCGCGATATTCTTTTTCAGTAATATGCTGCTCGATATCATACAGGAATCGAACGGCTGGACGGTATCACTTGCCTCGCTTGCGATATCCGCGTATATGATCGTCACGCGGCTTTTCATCATCCATCCGATA
Encoded here:
- a CDS encoding glycerol-3-phosphate acyltransferase; translation: MNDVVIDISRIAAIAVVNFFIGAIPFSVIMCWLFLKKDVRTINDGNPGAVNTFKMGGPVLGWIVLILDLAKAAGPVLAAQLIFDVKGFALIPVAIAPVFGHAFSPFLKGKGGKAIATTFGLWGVMYAWGLFPFEGFAIFFFSNMLLDIIQESNGWTVSLASLAISAYMIVTRLFIIHPITDTGIAYIVIAFLNSAVIVYKHWGALKAPFKLRPWGTKPFSTENGSVHK